The genomic DNA ttttttttttttttttttatgtgtaaaATGTGCTATTCAACATATGAGAAAAgaactaaataaaaaaaaaaaaaaaaaaaatggggaaACAGATTACTATTCCAGGTTTCAGTTTTTAacttacataaaaataactcATAGGTGTAAACACACAATTCATTTAAAGATGTTACAAAATAATGggggataaaaaaaagaaaaaaaaaaaaaaaaaagtgtcaACTTGAGAAGAAATAATACTAACACAATGTCATTCATTCcgtttatttgaaaaatttttcagaaataatttcataaaatgaTCTGCGAACGGCACCctgctaaaaaaaaaaaagagcatacataaaatatgtatatatatgtgcgtgtACAGaagtatgtataaataagtacgtataaataagtacgtataaatatgtacgtataaatatgtacgtataaatatgtacgtatatatatgtacgtatacatatgtatgtatttataagtaTGCATAAGTTAAAACACTGCAATGATTCCTCTTAATATCGACATTTTCTCGGAAAAAtcggaaaaaaaagaaaacattttataagaatatttttcccCTAAAGCAAACGAAGCTAATTAAAATTGCATAGTAATAGTACATTGAAATATTGGAAATGTGTTAACAGGTACTCTTTGCATTtacgtacaaatatatgtacatatatgtatatacatatatatacatttgaaaaaattctGAAAATTTAGCTTTAGCGTATCGTACCACGTAGCTGAAgagtatctttttttttttttttttttttctaagaagaaaaatttacaaCTAATGAACATGGATGATAACAGCAGCTGTAGTACtcgtttaaaaaaaatagaagaagaaaaaagaaacataagtgggaataatttaaatttgttGTTAGGAGATTTGAAAATGATGACAGCTTATGAAATGTCATCTGAATGGAAAGATACAAATATGATGAACGAATGTTTTAACAACTTTTCGTGGTTTGATTCAAGAATTCTTAAAAacatacaaaattatttaaatgcaGATGATGTAGAAAGATCAAAAATTGATTATGCGTATAATACCTTATTCCCAAAACCAATTGATATAAAAGATACTAAATTAAATATGATGTCCTTATGGATTAAATCTCGaatacattataataattccttttttcctttacaaTTATCCTTATATGATGTGTGAAATGTGTATAATACATAAGCACATTGTGAAGCTTCCTTCgcgtacatacatgtacacgtacaggaatatatgcacacaGGATAATACAACGACGTGTTCCACATTATTGaatgtatttaattattattactattgcagtcgctactattatttttattttatttttatcttatttttattttattttatttttattttttttattttattttatttttattttttttattttattttatttttattttttttattttattttatttttattttttttatttcattttttctttttttttttgttacaaCTGTTAAAGGCTTAACACAAGCATAATATAATTAGACATACACAAACATCAGTAAAATgagaaattaataaaaaaaaaaaaatttcttttttttttttttatatgttgtatgcataaaaattgataaatttttcaagtaaaaaaaaaaaaaaataaagtctATACATAAACTACGAAGATGAAAGAAACGAATAACAGCTCCATGAATAGAAGACtcttcataaaaatttcagTCAAATGgtggcaaaaaaaaaaaataaagtaaaatagataagtatatgtgtaaataaataaataaaataaacgtaaatataaacatgaaAGAAGAGAGGCGTAACAAAGAGGTTAATCTGGCATTACGAATtctattattcatttatacggcctactttttttttttttttttttttttttatacacatGTTTTGTCATTATTCATGTATacaatttgtatttttcattttttcaagAATTTCCATGATGTGCTTTCATTATTTGTAAAGGGAAGCACTTAAGAGACAATATCGTTAATCTTCTCCTTAAATTTGTTGATGttatcataaaatttatcAAGAACATATAGAGGGACGTCAAGAGCTTCTTTTATGTAAGTATTAGAGCAAAATTCATTATCTTCCAGTTTTTCTTTGTCTATAAGGTGGGAGGGGAATCAGGGGAATGGAATTAAAAGTGAGGGATAAATATTACTGCGGAGATTTCGCGCTAGAGTGCTCATGGGTGTGTATACGCACATGTGTAcgcgtatgtatgtacgtatgtatgcaaaTGTAAGTATATGAAAATACACGTATGCAGGTATGTACGCGTACATATTTGTACGTATGTGCACTTCTCATATGTGCAATGTTTTGCTTAAAAGGGTATCCCGTATTAAGGGAAGCTCTTCACACATGTTTGCACTTGTGAAGAAGGAAATTAGAAGGGTGTATAAGTGAACGAATGAAAAGGACGAATAACCGCTAATGATCGAAATCGAGCAAAAAAGGAAGGtgtgttttaatttattaaagtgCAAAGATCATAA from Plasmodium brasilianum strain Bolivian I chromosome 10, whole genome shotgun sequence includes the following:
- a CDS encoding ATP synthase-associated protein; the protein is MNMDDNSSCSTRLKKIEEEKRNISGNNLNLLLGDLKMMTAYEMSSEWKDTNMMNECFNNFSWFDSRILKNIQNYLNADDVERSKIDYAYNTLFPKPIDIKDTKLNMMSLWIKSRIHYNNSFFPLQLSLYDV